The Colletotrichum higginsianum IMI 349063 chromosome 2, whole genome shotgun sequence genome has a segment encoding these proteins:
- a CDS encoding Eukaryotic peptide chain release factor subunit 1: MSDPQANEAEKNIEIWKVKKLIKRLEAARGNGTSMISLIIPPKDQISRAAKMLAEEYGTASNIKSRVNRQSVLSAITSTQQRLKLYNKVPPNGLVVYCGEILTSEGKERKVNIDFEPFKPINTSLYLCDNKFHTEALAELLESDQKFGFIIMDGNGALFGTLSGNTREVVHKFSVDLPKKHGRGGQSALRFARLREEKRHNYVRKVAELAVQNFITNDKPNVAGLILAGSADFKTDLNASDLFDNRLATKVIKVVDVSYGGENGFNQAIELSSETLGNVKFIQEKKLIGKYFEEISQDTGRVCYGIDDTLKALELGAVETLIVFENLEITRWKLKDSQGVEHLLHTTKQQEGGDRAIFMDKETGQEMEVVTQESFLEWIAEHYKDFGTNLEFVSDRSTEGNQFVKGFGGIGGILRYKVNFEQLADIDDDDEYYDARARARAPAEGRSSTPCRQEPDEPGSPHPPSGAPEPASVCYEGLLS, encoded by the exons ATGTCGGATCCCCAGGCaaacgaggccgagaagaac ATCGAGATATGGAAGGTCAAAAAGCTGATCaagcgcctcgaggccgctCGTGGTAACGGCACGTCCATGATCTCGCTCATTATTC CGCCCAAGGACCAGATTTCCCGAGCCGCCAAGATGTTGGCTGAAGAATAC GGAACGGCGTCAAACATCAAGTCTAGAGTCAACAGACAATCTGTGCTTTCGGCCATTACCTCCACCCAGCAACGACTCAAGCTGTACAACAAGGTTCCTCCCAACGGCTTGGTCGTCTACTGCGGTGAAATCTTGACCTCGGAAGGCAAGGAGAGGAAAGTCAACATCGATTTCGAACCCTTCAAGCCCATCAACACGTCTCTCTACCTCTGTGACAACAAGTTCCACACCGAGGCTCTGGCTGAGCTGCTCGAGTCGGACCAGAAGTTTGGTTTCATTATTATGGACGGTAACGGAGCGCTATTCGGTACTCTCTCCGGAAACACCAGAGAAGTCGTCCACAAGTTCTCTGTTGATCTTCCCAAGAAGCACGGCCGTGGTGGTCAGTCCGCCCTTCGTTTCGCCCGTCTTCGTGAGGAGAAACGCCACAACTACGTCCGCAAGGTTGCAGAGTTGGCCGTCCAGAACTTCATCACCAATGACAAACCCAACGTCGCCGGTCTGATTTTGGCTGGTTCCGCCGATTTCAAGACTGACCTCAACGCCTCCGATCTGTTCGACAACCGTCTGGCCACCAAGGTCATCAAAGTCGTTGATGTTTCCTACGGTGGCGAGAACGGTTTCAACCAGGCCATTGAACTGTCTTCCGAGACTCTCGGCAACGTCAAGTTCAtccaggagaagaagcttaTCGGAAAGTACTTTGAGGAGATCAGCCAGGACACTGGACGCGTCTGCTACGGTATCGACGACACTCTGAAGGCTCTGGAACTCGGTGCTGTTGAGACTCTCATCGTTTTCGAGAACTTGGAGATTACCCGCTGGAAGCTCAAGGACAGCCAGGGCGTCGAGCACCTTTTACACACCACCAAGCAGCAGGAAGGGGGTGACCGCGCCATCTTTATGGACAAGGAGACCGGCCAAGAGATGGAAGTCGTTACCCAAGAATCCTTCCTCGAGTGGATTGCGGAGCACTACAAGGACTTTGGTACCAACCTCGAGTTCGTCTCGGACCGTTCTACCGAAGGAAACCAGTTCGTCAAGGGATTCGGTGGTATCGGTGGTATCCTCCGATACAAGGTGAACTTTGAGCAGTTGGCTGATattgatgacgatgatgagtACTACGACG cccgcgcccgcgcccgagCCCCAGCCGAAGGTCGCTCATCGACTCCTTGCAGACAGGAGCCCGATGAGCCCGGCTCACCTCACCCACCAAGTGGCGCGCCCGAGCCCGCTTCGGTCTGTTATGAAGGCCTCTTGAGTTGA
- a CDS encoding PfkB family carbohydrate kinase: MFACQRVTASRCLTQRCTTANSLNATATRTFATRRPTIPAPVLSSPVSVHVPPQQSSRSAIAGPAATAVAQGQARFSHHPTSSKFGNPTIIPLHPLPSSKTVRRGAKYKIFESSHNLRPFHTSSIHPRIPQLNKMASQDFRLLCLENPLLDIQAVGDEALLAKYGLKANDAILAEEKHLGIYEDLLNNFDAKLIAGGAAQNTARGAQYILPPNSVVYLGGVGDDKYASILHDAVKTAGLRVEYRVDPKIATGRCAVVITGHNRSMCTDLGAANHYDLEHLTRPDVWKLVEGAQAYYIGGYHFTVCPAAIQKLAEEAAKNNKVFAVSLSAPFIPQFFKDPLDASAPYWDYIIGNETEAAAYAESHNVGTTDLKEIAKHLANLPKENKQRKRVAIITQGTDPTLVAVQGEDSVKEYPVKPIAKEQINDTNGAGDAFAGGLMAGLVDGKSLDESIDMGQWLAKLSIQELGPSYPFPKQTYSSA; this comes from the exons ATGTTCGCTTGCCAGAGAGTCACCGCCTCGAGGTGTCTCACCCAACGCTGCACGACCGCCAATTCACTCAATGCGACAGCAACAAGAACCTTTGCAACTCGCCGCCCCACTATACCTGCCCCTGTCCTCTCATCACCAGTATCAGTACACGTCCCTCCACAGCAAAGTTCTCGCTCTGCCATTGCTGGCCCTGCTGCCACTGCCGTTGCTCAAGGCCAAGCACGTTTCTCCCACCACCCCACCTCCTCGAAGTTCGGCAACCCCACCATTatccccctccaccccctcccctcgtccAAAACTGTCCGAAGGGGCGCCAAATACAAAATCTTTGAAAGCTCCCACAACCTCCGCCCCTTCCACACTTCCTCTATACACCCTAGAATACCTCAATTGAACAAAATGGCGTCTCAGGATTTCCGTCTTCTGTGCCTCGAGAACCCTCTGCTTG ACATTCAAGcagtcggcgacgaggctcTCCTCGCCAAGTACGGCCTCAAGGCTAAcgacgccatcctcgccgaggagaagcacCTCGGCATCTACGAGGACCTCCTCAACAACTTTGACGCTAAgctcatcgccggcggcgccgcccagaACACGGCCCGCGGTGCCCAGTACATCCTCCCGCCCAACTCAGTCGTCTACCTCGGAGgtgtcggcgacgacaagtATGCCTCCATTCTCCATGACGCCGTCAAGACGGCCGGTCTCCGCGTCGAGTACCGCGTCGACCCTAAGATTGCCACCGGCcgctgcgccgtcgtcatcaccggCCACAACCGCTCCATGTGCaccgacctcggcgccgccaaccACTACGACCTCGAGCACCTGACTCGCCCGGACGTCTGGAAGCTCGTGGAAGGCGCCCAGGCCTACTACATTGGCGGCTACCACTTCACCGTCTGCCCTGCCGCCATccagaagctcgccgaggaggccgccaagaACAACAAGGTCTTTGCTGTTAGCTTGTCGGCCCCCTTCATCCCCCAGTTCTTCAAGGACCCCCTTGACGCCAGTGCCCCCTACTGGGACTACATCATCGGCaacgagaccgaggccgccgctTACGCCGAGTCCCACAACGTCGGCACCACCGACCTCAAGGAGATCGCCAAGCACCTCGCCAACCTGCCCAAGGAAAACAAGCAGCGCAAGCGCGTCGCCATTATCACCCAGGGCACCGACCCCACCCTGGTCGCCGTCCAGGGCGAGGACAGTGTCAAGGAGTACCCTGTCAAGCCCATCGCTAAGGAGCAGATCAACGACACCAACGGAGCTGGTGATGCCTTTGCTGGCGGTCTGATGGCTGGTCTTGTTGACGGCAAGTCGCTCGACGAGTCTATTGACATGGGCCAGTGGCTGGCTAAGCTGAGCATCCAGGAGCTTGGCCCTTC TTACCCCTTCCCTAAGCAGACCTATTCCTCTGCCTAG
- a CDS encoding 60S ribosomal protein L2: MGRVIRNQRRGRGSIFTANTRLNKAPAKFRNLDYAERHGYLRGIVKDIIHDPGRGAPLAQVVFRDPYKFKQHTETFIANEGMYTGQFIYAGKKAALTVGNVLPLGSMPEGTVVSNVETKIGDRGTLGRTSGNYITIVGHNPDEGKTRIKLPSGAKKVVHSESRGMIGIVAGGGRTDKPLLKASRAKHKFAVKRGANWPRTRGVAMNPVDHPHGGGNHQHIGKASTISRYAVQGQKAGLIAARRTGLLRGTQKTKE; this comes from the exons ATGGGTCGCGTT ATCCGTAACCAGAGAAGGGGCCGTGGCTCTATCTTCACGGCCAACACCCGCCTGAACAAG GCCCCCGCGAAGTTCCGCAACCTCGACTATGCCGAGAGACACGGTTACCTCCGTGGTATCGTGAAGGATATCATCCACGACCCCGGCCGTGGCGCTCCCCTTGCCCAGGTCGTCTTCCGCGACCCGTACAAGTTCAAGCAGCACACCGAGACCTTCATCGCCAACGAGGGCATGTACACCGGCCAGTTCATCTACGCCGGCAAGAAGGCTGCCCTGACCGTCGGCAACGTTCTGCCCCTTGGCTCCATGCCTGAGGGTACCGTCGTCTCCAACGTCGAGACCAAGATCGGCGACCGTGGCACCCTGGGCCGCACCTCCGGCAACTACATCACCATTGTCGGCCACAACCCCGATGAGGGCAAGACCCGCATCAAGCTCCCCTCCGGCGCCAAGAAGGTCGTCCACTCTGAGTCCCGCGGCATGATCGGTATCGTTGCCGGCGGTGGCCGTACCGACAAGCCTCTCCTGA AGGCTTCTCGCGCCAAGCACAAGTTCGCTGTCAAGCGTGGTGCCAACTGGCCCAGAACTCGTGGTGTTGCCATGAACCCCGTCGACCATCCCCACGGTGGTGGTAACCACCAGCACATCGGTAAGGCCTCGACCATCTCCCGCTACGCCGTCCAGGGACAGAAGGCCGGTCTTATTGCTGCGAGACGGACGGGTCTGCTGCGTGGTACCCAGAAGACGAAGGAATAA